CTCGTCGTCCTCGTCGTCCAGCCGCGCCAGCCACGTGGCCAGCCGTTCCACCGGCACCTCGAAGTCGGGGTTGAGATCGACGAACGTCCGCAACTGCTCGGCCAGCCACTCGAAGGTGACCTCCTCCTCGCCGCGCCGCTTCTCCAGTTCCTCGATGCCACGGTCCGTGAAGTACATGGCGTCAAGTTTATGTGGGCGCAAAACGGCCGGGCCGCACCCCCGAAGCGGGGATGCGGCCCGGTCACACAGGACGCGCGAGGGCGATTACGCCTCGAACACCTCACGCACCAGCTGCTCCTGCTCGGCCTGGTGCCGCTTCGCGGAACCCACCGCCGGGGACGAGCCGTGCGGGCGCGAGATGCGCCGCAGCCGCTCGCCGTGCGGGACGTCCGCGCCGACCGCCAGGTCCAGGTGGTCGATCAGGTTGAGCGCGATGAACGGCCAGGCACCCTGGTTCGCCGGCTCCTCCTGGGCCCACAGGTACTTCTCGGCGTTCGGGTACTTCTTGATCTCCGCCTGGAGCTCGGCACCCGGCAGCGGGTACAGGCGCTCGATGCGGATGATCGCCGTGTCCGTGACGCCGCGCTTCTGACGCTCGGCCTCCAGGTCGTAGTAGACCTTGCCGGCGCAGAAGACGACCTTCTTGACCGCGGCCGGGTCGACCGAGGCGTCACCGATGACCGGGCGGAACTGGCCCGTCGTGAACTCCTCCGCCTTCGCCGCCGCCGCCTTCAGGCGCAGCATCGACTTCGGCGTGAAGACCACCAGCGGCTTGTGGTGCGGGTTGTGCACCTGCCACCGCAGGAGGTGGAAGTAGTTCGACGGCGACGTCGGCATGGCGACCGTCATGTTGTTCTGGGCGCACATCTGCAGGAAGCGCTCCGGACGGGCCGAGGAGTGGTCCGGGCCCTGGCCCTCGTAGCCGTGCGGCAGGAGCAGGACGACGCCGGAGGTCTGGGCCCACTTCTGCTCGGCCGACGAGATGAACTCGTCCACGACCGTCTGCGCGCCGTTGACGAAGTCGCCGAACTGCGCCTCCCACATCACGAGCGCCTCGGGGCGGGCCAGCGAGTAGCCGTACTCGAAGCCCATCGCCGCGTACTCGGACAGCAGGGAGTTGTAGACGTTGAGCCGCGCCTGGTCCTCGGAGAGGTACTGCAGCGGCGTGTACTCCTCGCCGGTGCTGCGGTCGATGATGACCGCGTGGCGCTGGCCGAACGTACCGCGCTGCGAGTCCTGGCCCGCCAGGCGGACCGGGACGCCCTCCAGCAGGAGGGAGCCGATCGCGAGGGTCTCGCCCATGCCCCAGTCGATGGTGCCGTCCTCGACCATCGCCGCCCGGCGCTGCAGCTGCGGCAGCAGACGCGGGTGGACGGTGATGTGGTCGGGGATGTTGACCTGGGACTCGGCGATCCGCTTGACGACCTCCGTGGTCACCGCGGTGTTCACGGCGACCGGGAACTCGGCCTGCGGGTCGGTGGGCTCCACGGCGGCCGGCTGCGAGGTGGCCTCGCGGACCTCCGTGAAGACCTTCTCCAGCTGGCCCTGGTAGTCCTGGAGCGCCTGCTCGGCCTCTTCCAGGGTGATGTCGCCGCGACCGATGAGGGACTCGGTGTAGAGCTTGCGCACCGAGCGCTTCTTGTCGATCAGGTCGTACATCAGCGGCTGGGTGAAGGCCGGGTTGTCCGACTCGTTGTGACCGCGGCGGCGGTAGCAGATGAGGTCGATCACCACGTCCTTGTTGAACGCCTGGCGGAACTCGAAGGCCAGGCGGGCCACGCGGACCACGGCCTCCGGGTCGTCGCCGTTCACGTGGAAGATCGGGGCCTCGATCATGCGGGCCACGTCCGTGGCGTACATGGAGGAGCGGGACGACTCGGGAGCCGCCGTGAAGCCGACCTGGTTGTTGATGACGATGTGGACCGTACCGCCGGTGCGGTAGCCGCGCAGCTGCGACATGTTCAGGGTCTCGGCCACCACGCCCTGGCCCGCGAAGGCCGCGTCGCCGTGGATCGCCACCGGCAGGACCGTGAAGTCCGTGCCGCCCTTGTTGATGATGTCCTGCTTGGCGCGGGAGACGCCCTCCAGGACCGGGTCGACCGCCTCCAGGTGGGACGGGTTCGCGACCAGGCTGACCTTGATCTGCTCGCCGTCGAGGCCGGTGAAGGTGCCCTCGGCGCCCAGGTGGTACTTCACGTCGCCGGAGCCGTGCATCGACTTCGGGTCGAGGTTGCCCTCGAACTCGCGGAAGATCTGCGCGTAGGACTTGCCGACGATGTTGGCGAGGACGTTCAGACGGCCGCGGTGGGCCATGCCGACGACGACCTCGTCGAGGCGGGACTCGGCGGCCGAGTCCAGCACCGCGTCGAGCAGCGGGATGACGGACTCGCCGCCCTCCAGGGAGAAGCGCTTCTGGCCGACGTACTTCGTCTGCAGGAAGGTCTCGAAGGCCTCCGCCGCGTTCAGTCGGCGCAGGATGCGCAGCTGCTCCTCGCGCTCCGGCTTGGAGTGCGGGCGCTCCACCCGGTCCTGGATCCACTTGCGCTGCTTCGGGTCCTGGATGTGCATGAACTCGATGCCGGTGGTGCGGCAGTACGAGTCGCGCAGGACACCGAGGATGTCGCGCAGCTTCATCATCGACTTGCCGGCGAAGCCGCCGACGGCGAACTCGCGCTCCAGGTCCCACAGGGTGAGCCCGTGCTCGGTGATGTCCAGGTCGGGGTGCTTGCGCTGCTGGTACTCCAGCGGGTCGGTGTCGGCCATGACGTGGCCGCGGACCCGGTAGGAGTGGATCAGCTCGAAGACGCGGGCGGCCTTCGTGACGTCGTCGTCGTGGCTGGCGTCGATGTCCTTGAGCCAGCGGACCGGCTCGTAGGGGATGCGCAGCGCCTCGAAGATGTCGTCGTAGAAGCCGTTCTCACCGAGGAGGAGGTTCGCGACGATCCGCAGGAACTCACCGGAGGCGGCGCCCTGGATCACCCGGTGGTCGTAGGTCGACGTGAGCGTCATGACCTTCGAGATGCCGAGCTTGTTCAGCGTGTCCTGGGACGTGCCCTGGAACTCCGCCGGGTAGTCCATCGAACCGACGCCCATGATCACCGACTGGCCGGGCATCAGACGCGGCACGGAGTGGACGGTGCCGAGGCCGCCGGGGTTGGTCAGGGAGACCGTCACACCCGTGAAGTCGTCCATGCCCAG
This region of Streptomyces caelestis genomic DNA includes:
- a CDS encoding DUF6104 family protein, which encodes MYFTDRGIEELEKRRGEEEVTFEWLAEQLRTFVDLNPDFEVPVERLATWLARLDDEDDE
- a CDS encoding multifunctional oxoglutarate decarboxylase/oxoglutarate dehydrogenase thiamine pyrophosphate-binding subunit/dihydrolipoyllysine-residue succinyltransferase subunit; this encodes MSPQSPSNSSISTDTDQAGKNPAASFGANEWLVDEIYQQYLQDPNSVDRAWWDFFADYKPGGAAASAPAGTAAAGAAGTTTAQPAAQAAPAQAPAPAAEKPAAAPAPAQAKPAAQAPAPAPAKAAPAAAKPAAAKPAAAPKKAEPSGEAPSGPEQVVLRGPAAAVAKNMNASLEVPTATSVRAVPVKLLFDNRIVINNHLKRARGGKISFTHLIGYAMVQAIKAMPSMNYSFTEKDGKPTLVKPEHINFGLAIDLVKPNGDRQLVVAGIKKAETLNFFEFWQAYEDIVRRARDGKLGMDDFTGVTVSLTNPGGLGTVHSVPRLMPGQSVIMGVGSMDYPAEFQGTSQDTLNKLGISKVMTLTSTYDHRVIQGAASGEFLRIVANLLLGENGFYDDIFEALRIPYEPVRWLKDIDASHDDDVTKAARVFELIHSYRVRGHVMADTDPLEYQQRKHPDLDITEHGLTLWDLEREFAVGGFAGKSMMKLRDILGVLRDSYCRTTGIEFMHIQDPKQRKWIQDRVERPHSKPEREEQLRILRRLNAAEAFETFLQTKYVGQKRFSLEGGESVIPLLDAVLDSAAESRLDEVVVGMAHRGRLNVLANIVGKSYAQIFREFEGNLDPKSMHGSGDVKYHLGAEGTFTGLDGEQIKVSLVANPSHLEAVDPVLEGVSRAKQDIINKGGTDFTVLPVAIHGDAAFAGQGVVAETLNMSQLRGYRTGGTVHIVINNQVGFTAAPESSRSSMYATDVARMIEAPIFHVNGDDPEAVVRVARLAFEFRQAFNKDVVIDLICYRRRGHNESDNPAFTQPLMYDLIDKKRSVRKLYTESLIGRGDITLEEAEQALQDYQGQLEKVFTEVREATSQPAAVEPTDPQAEFPVAVNTAVTTEVVKRIAESQVNIPDHITVHPRLLPQLQRRAAMVEDGTIDWGMGETLAIGSLLLEGVPVRLAGQDSQRGTFGQRHAVIIDRSTGEEYTPLQYLSEDQARLNVYNSLLSEYAAMGFEYGYSLARPEALVMWEAQFGDFVNGAQTVVDEFISSAEQKWAQTSGVVLLLPHGYEGQGPDHSSARPERFLQMCAQNNMTVAMPTSPSNYFHLLRWQVHNPHHKPLVVFTPKSMLRLKAAAAKAEEFTTGQFRPVIGDASVDPAAVKKVVFCAGKVYYDLEAERQKRGVTDTAIIRIERLYPLPGAELQAEIKKYPNAEKYLWAQEEPANQGAWPFIALNLIDHLDLAVGADVPHGERLRRISRPHGSSPAVGSAKRHQAEQEQLVREVFEA